AATAAACACCCGTTGGGTCACTTTTATCTAGAGAGTTATACCAATCTTCCGTTAATTGGCTTGCCTTGCTTAATAGAAAAGAGTGTAACGTCTCGCTTCTGTGCATTCTAAACACCTCGGTATTTCTAATTTCAGATCATTCACTATAAAAAGTACTACTTCTATTTAACATTTTTTCTTGTAAACTAGCAACTTTGTGAGTTTTTTTGTTGTGGGGGACAGTCCCCCGCTGCTTTAAAGCGCCGGGGGACTGTCCCCTTTGTTGGGGTCTATGCGCTTTTTCTCTTTGTTTACCCTGGTTTAGCCAAACTAACCAAACGTTTGGATAGTGTCGGATAAGGGGGAAAAACAGAAAGAAATGTCATTTCCCAAGAAATTTCACTTGTTTTGTAGAAAAATAGGGAAATAACAGTTAACCCCTTTGACAAATTTAATAAGCATATTTCGGTAAGAATGCGATTAAATAGCTATTTCTAGGCTGTTTAATCAATCGTTTGAATAGTATAGCACATAAGGATTGATGGGGGATTTTGTCTTTTTGCTTACAAAGAACTGGTCCTCCTGCTTAATAAAATTGCTGATTTTTCAACAAAATGTTGGGAAACCATTTTGGGGTTTCCCAATTCTTAATAAACCAGTCTATTAAATATAAAAAAAGATAGTTGTTTTAAATGGTCATACTCATTGTAATGGTTCTATCTTTGAATCCTAATTTTTCATATAGTTTAATAGCTTTATTTCCTGCATATACGCTTAAACGAACTTCTGAAAATTCATCTTGTCTAAGATGTTCGATACCAGTCTCCATTAATTGTTTTGAAATTCCATTCCCTCTAAATTGTTCTAACACAAAGAATTCATAAATAAATCCAAATTTCTTTTCAGTAAAGGGGTCTTTGCTTGTTCCTATAAGAATCCAACCCATTAGATGATCGCCTGCAGTTGCTATTAAATAATAGCTTCCTTTTTGCAATAATGGTTCAATAATTTGTTTGACCTTTTCATCTGACAGCTTTGCCTCGCCTAATGTACCATCGAATAAAGCTTGTGGTGAAAGTGATAAAATCGTTTTATATTCCGCGTCGTTTGGTTTTCTTATTTCCATACATTGAGTTCTCCTCTACCAATATTTTGTTCTACTTGTAATTATAGCAAGAACTTAATTGGACTAAGGAATCCACTTTAAATAAAAGAAAACCTGAAAAATCCAAACGATTTTTTCGATTTTAATTGCACCCCAGGTATGTAAGAATATGGTTAAACGATGTTTCATAGAATGTGAGGGGAAGAAAATGGAAATGAATCTTCGAGTAGGAGTTATTGGTGTTGGTGGAGTAGGGGAATTGCTGTTAAAGGAATTTTTAAACCATCCGGGAAGCAATGTAGTCGGTATTTATGATACCAATCCGTCCAGAATGAATGAGATTAGTGAGAAATATAATGTGCCTAACTTTGAGCATTATATCGATCTAATTGAAGATGCAAGAATTAACTTTGTCTATATTGCCGTACCGCCGAAGTACCACCACGCCATTGCGATAGAGGCCATGAAAAGAAACAAACATGTTATTTGTGAAAAACCGCTAGCTAATTCCATCGAGGAAGCGGAGGACCTTTTTTCAATAGCGAATGAGAGAAATATTATTCATGTGATGAATTTCCCAACCATCTACAGACAATGTTTCTTAACTTTACAAGAGTATCTCTCCAAGGGGGATATTGGCGAGTTGCAACGGGTGGAAATTCAGTGTTATTTTCCAGAGTGGCCAAGGCAATGGCAACAGAATAGCTGGATTCGTTCAAGAGAGCAAGGTGGGTTTATTCGGGAAGTCTTTCCACACTATATCCAAATGGTTCAAATGTTGTTTGGTGAGATAGACATTCAATACTCATTGGTAAAATTCCCGGAGGACACGGAACAGTGCGAGACCAGCTTCCTCGCGCATGGAGAGGTAAAAGGTCATATCCCTGTCCTATTTAATGGAATATCCGGTATTGGTCAGATGGAAGATATTAAATTTTCCATTATAGGAAGTGAGGGTGTAATGGCCCTTGAGAACTGGCGTACATTATCTATTAAAACTAGGAACAGAGCCTCTGAAACGATTGCGTTATCGGAAAGGAATCATCTACAAATTTTTATTGATGAGA
The window above is part of the Bacillus sp. SORGH_AS_0510 genome. Proteins encoded here:
- a CDS encoding GNAT family N-acetyltransferase translates to MEIRKPNDAEYKTILSLSPQALFDGTLGEAKLSDEKVKQIIEPLLQKGSYYLIATAGDHLMGWILIGTSKDPFTEKKFGFIYEFFVLEQFRGNGISKQLMETGIEHLRQDEFSEVRLSVYAGNKAIKLYEKLGFKDRTITMSMTI
- a CDS encoding Gfo/Idh/MocA family protein, translating into MEMNLRVGVIGVGGVGELLLKEFLNHPGSNVVGIYDTNPSRMNEISEKYNVPNFEHYIDLIEDARINFVYIAVPPKYHHAIAIEAMKRNKHVICEKPLANSIEEAEDLFSIANERNIIHVMNFPTIYRQCFLTLQEYLSKGDIGELQRVEIQCYFPEWPRQWQQNSWIRSREQGGFIREVFPHYIQMVQMLFGEIDIQYSLVKFPEDTEQCETSFLAHGEVKGHIPVLFNGISGIGQMEDIKFSIIGSEGVMALENWRTLSIKTRNRASETIALSERNHLQIFIDEIIKKLNNEESSVITFREGLEVQKVLENLLGK